From one Candidatus Edwardsbacteria bacterium genomic stretch:
- a CDS encoding immune inhibitor A — translation MRLSFNNMIGLVAITVLLASRLHGDDLKNLKATWKSSMSIAEQIKQQPKGYRDAVSTRNILGGIRAAKVKKGIKAATPDTIRVLVIKAQFQLDSDINTTGNGHFDYAGNGEPIYTNNDPAQGHNLYYEPPHDSTYIHNQMLAMHNYYWAVSYGKLYIEFEQFPKGDTADYTLPHQMSFYSDFYNNWDNWGAGLYFLFRDAIAAADNDPLNISFRDYQSFMIVHAGSCWQTDPWGADIPSVFISLGDQPLIANAGADTIYDGILDAATQSQDGMVLGSQGEFAHEFGHQLGLPDLYDYTYESAGLGEWELMSWGSFNMNAYVPPHLSAWCKVFLGWAEPIELKPGDDFEQVFAWVAKDPKAIVKIPINSHEYYLIENRRAWANPDDAVDFSDSLIYGYGSDHSAVRTWRNGVLVKVDDYDMSLPFDLNKGGLLVYHVDEDLIRQRWDDNSLMTGNVKAIYMLEADHIQDLRHWVSSPYSTIASPYDAYFRGNNDRLDDASNPATLANDGSSTHISIYNISLPGDTMKARVKVGWAVPGFPAVLGDTVDWNSVNYITMYPGTDSSYKAVLVAGVLGRLYAWKADGSGLFNRDTVLVLAGNDTVQVRAEIARVKDGSYIYSSPAVADINLDGVQEVFITSSYSMTEGQISGFSLIPQPDTVLSDNGNPYVIYHATLMSGFPVNVTGPIYSSVTLGDVTGDDTMEVIAAGEDMKLHVWDHQGNILSGFPYDLKMETRSTPALAELDASSPGKEIIVLSGDSRVFVFKGNGELVAGFPALQPWADVVSSSPAVGDIDRDGNPEIVCCTNKGIYVIDKAGKLLKGWPVSYSGIALSSPALGDIDGDGYLEIALAVDNKLHVYNYNGTLVEGFPVVVSASQLVQSSPIMADVDGDRLPEIVIGSPDNSLMAFNNDGTDAAGFPLTIGGRTYSTPLAFDLDGDTTGTELAIGCDDGRLYVWSLPSAFSSRTSHWTGFHNDQANSGYLNWDLSQHPLKSSDKLLANAYVYPNPARGNSAKIRFSLNTQANVNIKVFNLAGDLVQDFSQPGFAGTENEILWQLGNLAFGVYLIRLEAVSTNDTQYQILKAAVIR, via the coding sequence TTGAGGTTATCATTTAATAATATGATCGGATTGGTGGCCATTACAGTATTGCTTGCTAGCAGATTGCACGGCGATGATCTGAAGAATTTGAAGGCGACCTGGAAAAGTTCCATGTCCATTGCCGAACAGATAAAACAGCAGCCCAAGGGCTACCGGGACGCCGTTTCCACCCGCAATATCCTGGGAGGGATCCGGGCCGCCAAGGTAAAAAAAGGCATCAAGGCAGCCACTCCCGACACCATCCGGGTGCTGGTGATCAAAGCCCAGTTCCAGCTGGATAGCGACATCAACACCACCGGCAACGGGCATTTTGACTATGCCGGCAACGGGGAGCCGATCTACACCAACAACGATCCGGCCCAGGGGCACAACCTGTATTACGAGCCGCCTCACGACAGCACCTATATCCATAACCAGATGCTGGCCATGCACAACTACTACTGGGCGGTCTCCTATGGAAAACTCTATATTGAGTTCGAGCAGTTTCCCAAGGGAGATACCGCCGACTATACCCTGCCGCACCAGATGTCTTTCTACAGCGACTTCTATAATAACTGGGACAACTGGGGAGCCGGACTGTATTTCCTATTCAGGGATGCCATAGCCGCGGCAGATAACGACCCGCTGAATATATCCTTCCGTGATTATCAATCATTTATGATCGTTCATGCCGGCTCCTGCTGGCAGACCGATCCTTGGGGGGCCGATATCCCCTCGGTGTTCATCTCTTTGGGCGACCAGCCGCTGATCGCCAATGCCGGGGCCGATACCATCTACGATGGGATCCTGGACGCCGCCACCCAGAGCCAGGACGGCATGGTGCTGGGCTCCCAGGGGGAGTTTGCCCACGAATTCGGCCACCAGCTGGGACTGCCCGACCTTTATGATTACACCTACGAGTCGGCCGGGCTGGGGGAGTGGGAGTTGATGTCCTGGGGCTCATTCAACATGAACGCCTATGTCCCGCCGCATCTTTCGGCCTGGTGCAAGGTATTTCTGGGCTGGGCCGAACCCATAGAGCTTAAGCCGGGGGACGACTTCGAACAGGTTTTCGCCTGGGTGGCCAAGGATCCCAAAGCCATCGTCAAGATCCCGATCAATTCCCACGAATATTATCTGATAGAGAACCGCCGGGCCTGGGCCAACCCCGACGATGCTGTAGATTTTTCCGATTCCCTGATCTACGGCTACGGTTCGGATCACAGTGCGGTGCGGACCTGGCGCAACGGGGTGCTGGTGAAGGTTGACGATTACGACATGTCGTTGCCCTTCGACCTGAACAAAGGGGGTCTTCTGGTTTATCATGTGGATGAAGACTTGATCCGACAGCGCTGGGATGATAACAGCCTGATGACCGGCAATGTCAAGGCCATCTATATGCTGGAGGCCGACCATATCCAGGATCTGCGGCACTGGGTCAGCTCGCCGTATTCCACCATCGCCAGCCCCTACGATGCCTATTTCAGGGGCAATAACGACCGGCTGGATGACGCCAGCAACCCAGCCACTCTGGCCAACGACGGCTCGTCCACCCATATCTCCATCTATAACATCTCACTTCCGGGGGATACCATGAAAGCCCGGGTGAAGGTGGGCTGGGCGGTGCCGGGCTTCCCGGCAGTGCTGGGGGATACGGTGGACTGGAACAGCGTTAATTATATAACAATGTATCCCGGCACCGATTCATCCTATAAAGCGGTGTTGGTTGCCGGTGTGTTGGGCAGATTGTATGCCTGGAAGGCTGACGGCTCCGGGTTGTTCAACCGGGATACGGTTTTGGTGCTGGCGGGCAACGACACGGTCCAGGTCCGGGCCGAGATCGCCCGGGTCAAGGACGGCAGTTATATATATTCCTCGCCGGCGGTGGCCGATATAAATCTGGACGGGGTGCAGGAGGTATTCATTACCTCGTCTTATTCCATGACCGAGGGGCAGATATCCGGGTTCAGCCTGATCCCCCAGCCGGACACGGTGCTTTCGGACAATGGAAACCCTTACGTTATCTACCACGCCACGCTAATGTCAGGATTTCCGGTCAATGTTACCGGGCCCATATATTCCTCAGTGACTCTGGGCGATGTCACCGGCGATGACACCATGGAGGTGATTGCGGCCGGCGAGGATATGAAATTGCATGTTTGGGACCATCAAGGGAATATTCTATCGGGCTTTCCCTATGATCTGAAAATGGAAACCCGCTCCACTCCGGCTTTGGCCGAATTGGATGCCTCGTCGCCGGGGAAGGAGATCATCGTTCTTTCCGGCGACAGCCGGGTGTTCGTTTTTAAAGGGAATGGAGAGTTGGTGGCGGGATTCCCGGCATTGCAACCCTGGGCCGATGTGGTCAGCTCCTCGCCGGCGGTAGGCGATATTGACCGGGACGGAAATCCGGAGATCGTATGCTGTACCAACAAGGGCATCTATGTGATAGATAAGGCCGGTAAGCTTTTGAAGGGCTGGCCGGTAAGCTATAGTGGGATCGCCCTGTCTTCTCCGGCCCTGGGCGATATTGACGGGGACGGATATCTGGAGATCGCCTTGGCGGTGGACAATAAACTTCACGTCTACAACTACAACGGCACCCTGGTGGAGGGATTCCCGGTGGTTGTTTCGGCATCGCAATTAGTGCAGTCCTCTCCGATAATGGCCGATGTGGACGGGGACCGCCTGCCGGAGATCGTGATCGGCTCCCCGGACAACTCGTTGATGGCCTTCAACAATGACGGCACCGATGCGGCCGGCTTCCCTTTGACCATCGGTGGCCGTACCTATTCCACACCGTTGGCGTTTGATCTGGACGGAGATACCACCGGCACCGAACTGGCCATCGGCTGCGATGACGGAAGGCTGTATGTCTGGAGCCTTCCGTCAGCTTTTTCCAGCAGGACCAGCCACTGGACCGGGTTCCATAACGACCAGGCCAACTCCGGATATTTGAATTGGGATCTTTCCCAGCATCCGCTGAAGAGTTCGGATAAACTGCTGGCCAATGCTTATGTGTATCCCAATCCGGCCCGGGGGAATTCCGCCAAAATACGATTCTCCTTGAACACTCAAGCCAACGTGAATATAAAAGTTTTCAACCTGGCCGGCGACCTGGTCCAGGATTTCAGCCAGCCGGGATTTGCCGGAACAGAGAACGAAATATTATGGCAGCTTGGCAACCTGGCCTTCGGGGTCTACTTGATCCGGCTGGAGGCTGTATCCACTAACGATACCCAATACCAGATATTGAAAGCGGCGGTGATAAGATGA